The DNA segment CCCGCGACCGCAATTCCGGGCGGGAAGCGAGCTTGGCTGCAAGTTCGCGTAGCTTTAGTCCGCGTGCGGCGACGATGAAACGACCGCCACTGTCCGTCATGATGCCGCTGCGCAGCAGCCCAACAATATCCACGCCCGTCGGCCTCGTCGCGCGGCTGGCCGGACGTTCGTCGAGCGGTGCGAAGGCAATTCCCAATTGGCGTGCGGTGGCGTCGGCGAGTTGATCGGCTGAAAAGAGGCTAGAGGCCAGCAAAACCTCGTCCGCTCCGATGTTCAGCCGGGAGGCGCGGCGCACGGCATGAGCCAGGTCGCCAGGTGCGAGCGCAGCAGCCACGCCCGCGATCTCAACCGGCGCGGAGGAGGGGTCGAAACCTGCATCTGGCGGCTTAAGGCTCTCGCGCGGTCTCATGCTCCAGCCCCTCGCCTCAGCCGCCTCGACACGGTACAAGACCGTTGCGACGCAGCAAGAGGCGTTGGCCGGAGCGAGATCGGATTTGGCCGGGTATTTTGGAAAAAGTTTGATTTCCGGACTTTGTGTCGTGGCAATGCTCGCTTTCGAGTGCACGTTCGCACGCGGTGCGGCGTTCGCTCAGGCGGGCAACACGCCGACAGAGATGAGCCCTTCGCCGGTGCCGTCGGTTGCCGTTCCGGGTTTCTGGGACCCGAAACGCCGTCCCGATCGGCCCGACATCACGCGGCTACCGACCCAGATTCGCTTCGTGACAACGGAAGACTATCCGCCCTTCAGCTTTCGGGGTGAGGACGGGCGACCGGCCGGCTTCAATGTCGACATCGCCCGCGCCATCTGCAGCGAGTTGGCGATCACCTGCACGCTGGAGATCATGCCGTTCGACGAATTGGTGGCGGCACTTGACGATGGCAAGGCCGATGCGGCCATCGCGGGTATTGCCATTACGCCCGCGAGCCGGGAGCAGGTGGACTTCACCGACCGCTACTTCCGTTCACCGGCGCGATTTGTCAGCCGACGTGGTGACAGCCTGACTTCGATCACGCCGGTTTCGATCGCATCGAAGACCGTGGGCGTTGTCGGGGGCACGGCGCATGAGGCGTTTCTGCGCGACTTTTTCGCCGAAACGGCGATCCGCTCCTTTCCCGACGCCGATGCGATGCGCGAGGCCTTGCGCAAGGGCGATGTCGATCTGGTGTTTGGGGACGGGGTGCAGCTTGCTCTCTGGCTCAACGGCACCAATTCCGAGGGATGCTGCGCCTTTGTCGGGGGCCCTTTCACGGAGAGTCTCTATTTCGGCGAGGGGATGGGTATCGCGGTCAAGCGCGGCAACGAGACACTTCGGCAGTCGCTGAATTATGCGTTCGCCCAGCTCTGGGAGGAGGGCGTCTATACCGACCTCTATCTGCGCTGGTTCCCGATAAGCGTTTATTGACGTGCGAAGGCGGACTTCCTAGACGTGTCCGCCCGAATGGCCTCGTTGGCCGTTCCGCGCTTGATTTTTCGAACTACGCCCGGAGGGCAGATCATGACGGCGACCGCTCAGGTCGAAGATGTTGCAGCCGAACTGCGCAGTGCGGCGGAGAATGCCAGCGCCTGGCCGTTCGAGGAAGCGCGCAAGATCATTGAGCGCCTGAAGCGGAAACCCAAGGCCGAGATCCTGTTCGAGACCGGCTACGGTCCCTCGGGCCTGCCTCATATCGGTACCTTCGGTGAAGTGGCACGCACCACGATGGTGCGCCATGCCTTTCGCGTTCTGACCGACGACACCATCCCCACGCGTCTGCTTTGCTTTTCCGACGACATGGACGGCATGCGCAAGATTCCGGAGAACGTGCCGGATCCGGTGGCGATGAAGCCCTACCTGCAGATGCCGCTCACCGCTGTGCCCAATCCGTTCGGCGGGCCCTATGAGAGCTTTGGCGGGCACAACAATGCCATGCTCCGACGGTTTCTCGATACATTTGGCTTTGATTACGAGTTCGCCAGTGCGACCGACTATTACAAATCCGGCAAGCTGGACTCGGTCCTTCTGAAGGCCGCGGAGAAGTACGAGGCCATCATGGAGGTGATGTTGCCGACACTCGGTGAAGAGCGTCAGGCGACCTACAGTCCCTTCCTGCCCATCTCGCCGACTTCGGGTCGCGTGCTCTACGTGCCGCTGAAGGGCGTGAACTCCGCCGAAGGCACGATCACGTTCACTGACGAGGACGGTGTGGACAAGACCGTTCCTGTCACCGGTGGCCATGTGAAGCTGCAGTGGAAGCCGGACTTCGGTGCCCGATGGGCTGCCCTTGATGTCGACTTTGAGATGTTCGGCAAGGATCACCAAACCAACGCGCCGATTTATGACCGGATCTGCGAGATCCTCGACGGTACAGCGCCTGAACATTTTGTCTATGAGCTGTTTCTCGATGAGAACGGCCAGAAGATATCGAAGTCCAAGGGCAACGGCCTCACCATTGACGAGTGGCTGACCTATGCGAGCCCGGAGAGTCTTGCGCTTTACATGTTCCAGTCGCCGCGCTCGGCGAAGAAGCTGCACTTCG comes from the Ancylobacter pratisalsi genome and includes:
- a CDS encoding transporter substrate-binding domain-containing protein, translating into MSPSPVPSVAVPGFWDPKRRPDRPDITRLPTQIRFVTTEDYPPFSFRGEDGRPAGFNVDIARAICSELAITCTLEIMPFDELVAALDDGKADAAIAGIAITPASREQVDFTDRYFRSPARFVSRRGDSLTSITPVSIASKTVGVVGGTAHEAFLRDFFAETAIRSFPDADAMREALRKGDVDLVFGDGVQLALWLNGTNSEGCCAFVGGPFTESLYFGEGMGIAVKRGNETLRQSLNYAFAQLWEEGVYTDLYLRWFPISVY
- a CDS encoding lysine--tRNA ligase, with translation MTATAQVEDVAAELRSAAENASAWPFEEARKIIERLKRKPKAEILFETGYGPSGLPHIGTFGEVARTTMVRHAFRVLTDDTIPTRLLCFSDDMDGMRKIPENVPDPVAMKPYLQMPLTAVPNPFGGPYESFGGHNNAMLRRFLDTFGFDYEFASATDYYKSGKLDSVLLKAAEKYEAIMEVMLPTLGEERQATYSPFLPISPTSGRVLYVPLKGVNSAEGTITFTDEDGVDKTVPVTGGHVKLQWKPDFGARWAALDVDFEMFGKDHQTNAPIYDRICEILDGTAPEHFVYELFLDENGQKISKSKGNGLTIDEWLTYASPESLALYMFQSPRSAKKLHFDVIPKAVDEYYSFLARYPSQDWKNRLGNPVWHIHSGHPPVEELPLTFGLLLKLASVSNAEDKAVLWRIIERYAPGTTAQTSPTIDKLAGYAVRYFIDRVKPYRHFDLPTPFEAKVLGELDAALAALGPADDAEIQNVILDVARKHPEYQNLKTKSPTGGPGVSRAWFEMLYRTLLGEKEGPRFGTFVAAYGIPETRALIARALSGALATGSSSGRGAPATDSIAAG